CCTCGAAATACGGTTAAGCTTTATTAAAGCAAATTTTGATCTTAAAATATTTAAAAATATAACAATAATTCAATAATTAAATTAAATATTTAAAATACTATCACCGTTAACAATATTACCCAAGTGCATAATCATCTAAGCGAGACCACATGAAAATAAGAGGAGGTAAGGACCTGGTAAAATGTCCACGCTGCGGATCCGTTTTCAGCATATCTTACTCTAGAACTTTTGCGTGTGGAAGTTGTTCTCTTGCAGTTAAAGGCTGCCATTACGTTAAATGCCCATATTGTGGAAACGAGTTTGTAATTCGTTAATGATATAATAATAGAACTCAAAAACAATGCACCGGTGACCAATAATATTCTTATCATAAAGATTCTTACATATTATTATGTTTTATCACTAAAAATTTAAATAAGCCAATTAATCTCTATTATTTGGTGATAGTTTTGAGCACTAAATCCCCGACAGTCACTCTTATAGCCGTAGCCTTAATCGCCCTGATCGTGGGCGTCGTAATAGGCTACATGATACCAAAAGCACCAACAGGCGAAGTTGTACCTAAATCCGAATATGATAAAGTACTAGCCGAAAACGAGCAATTAAGGTCTAAAGTAGAAGAGCTTCAAAAGAAACTAGAGGCAATGGGAGCTAAAGAAATAACCATTGTAATATGGACTATAGGCCCTGATCCACCATCAGAATATAGGTATAAGAATTTTGAAATTGCAGCAGAAATGTTGAATAAATGGCTTACGCTAATGGGATCTAACGTGAAAGTGAAAGTTGAGGGCGAATTCTTCGTAAGACCAGTAGAATGGAAAGAATATAGGAACAAATTCTACATGGCTGCGAAAGCTGGAAAGGCTCCAGACATTTATCTGACAGGACATGAGGATATAGGATTTTTAGCTGATAACAACTACATAATCCCATTAGACGATTATATTCAAGAATACTGGGATGTAGTATATTACGACGTTATTCCAACCTTATGGAAAGCAGTCGAATATAAAGGACATAAATGGGCTATACCGCAAGACACTGAAGTAAGACCATTATACTTTAGAAAAGATATACTAAGACAACTAGGATGGAGCGAAGAGGAAATAGAAGCATTGCCCAAGAAGATTCAAAACGGCGAGTTTACACTAGAAGATTTGCTAGAATTAGCTAAACAAGCTAAAGATGCTGGACTAGTAGAGAGGGGACTTGTTCATAGAGTTAAAGAGGGATATGATTACTTCCAATTCTACCTAGGATTTGGCGGAAGACTATGGGATCCAGCCCAAGGTAAAATGGTATTTACGAAGAGTGCATGGAAGAAGACTCTAGAATGGTTCCATCGCGCAGTATACGAGTATGAAGTAATCAGTCCAACACAATTTAGCGGAGACTGGGACAAAGACTTCCATGGTCCATTTACTCAAGGAAAAACACTGTTCCTCTCTGGAGGAAGCTGGCATAAAGGAGAGTGGATAAGTAAAGGACTCTTGACAGAAGAATCCTTTAAAGAGAATGTAGGTTTTGCGTTGCATCCAGCAGGAGAAGCAGGATTAAAACCTGTTACCTTAAGCCATCCATTAATATACACGATAACTAAACAAGCGGCTGATAGAGGAGTTGCCGACGTAGCTTTTATGCTAATAACACTAGTAACAGATCCTCACTTAAACGCTAACCACGCCATAGCAAGCTCGCACCTAGCAATATTATACAGTGAGATCCTTGATTCAAGATACACGCAAGACTGGTTCCTAAAAGACGTAGCATACATGCTAGACTACACAACGTTCATACCAAACCATCCGAATTGGGGCGACTATAGCAGAGTAGTCTATGAAAGCATTAAAGCCGTAGAGGGCGGCGAAAGTCCAGAAGACGCATACAACTACATGCTTAGCGAAATACAGAAACTAGGAGACGTTTTTATTATAGAGGACTAAGCTAAGAGTGCTAAATATTAAAATAAAACCTCCTTTTTATTTTTATATCAGGGGGATAAGTTTATGAAAATGTTTAGGCTCACTGGCAAGTATCTATGGCTATTTTTAGGACCTACATTAACTATAATAACTATCTTCTTCATAATTCCAGTCTTTTTAACGCTTTTAATTAGTTTCACAGACATGGACTATGCTTTCGAGTGGAACTGGATAGGTCTAGAAAATTACATAAGAATGTTAGAAGATCAATGGCTACCTAAAATACTAAACAACACGTTTTTCTATGTCTTTGTAACATTAACCTGCTTTAATGTTGGAATGGCTTTAGTAATTTCAATATTGACCACCCACATTAACGAGTATGTAGGATCAGCATTCAGAGCTATTTGGTTGCTTCCAAGAATAACACCATCAACTGTCTATGCTTTATTATGGCTATGGGCATCACGCGAAGATGCTATGAGCCTATTTAATTGGATTCTAGGATTTTTTGGAATGCCGCCTATAAACTGGAGACTTCATCAACCATGGCTACTAGTTATACTAGTAAATGGTTTTGTCGGCGTAAGCTTTGGAATGATAATATTTACAGCTGCATTAAAAAGCATACCAAACGATTTTCTCTGGGCTGCGCAAGTTGATGGAGCATCGACATTTCAAGTTATCAGACATGTTGAGCTTCCTTTGATAAAATGGCCTATATTATTCGTGTTAGCTTATCAAACATTATCATTGCTTACAAGCTATGAATACATATTACTAGTAACTGACGGCGGCCCTGGCTTTTTCACGACGGAGGTATGGGCTTTACGCTCCTATCATTTGGCGTTTGCACAGTATGGAGGCAGGGTCTATTTCGGTTATGGTGCGGCACTTTCAACAATATTAGTAGTGATAGGATTGATAATGTCGATTCTCTATCTTAAGCTATTCAGGTTTAGAGAGCTAATCATAGAGCCTAAAATAGAGGTGCAATAATATGGTAAACAAGTACGTTATTAAGAAGATTATAGGGAATGGGATAGTTTACACTTTTCTAATCTTAGTAACAGCGCCCATACTTCTGCTTTATGCTATGCTTTTCTTAAGCAGCTTTAGTTCTGAATTAATAGGCTTAATACCTAAAGACTTTACATTAGAACATTGGAGTTTAATGAAAACAGGAGAAATAATAGTTCCTGGGACAAAGGGTACATTCTATCCTAATCTCTACCTTGTTATGGGAAATACTTTCCTGCTTGCTCTTGCAATAGCTGCTGTAGAGGTTATATTTTCATCATTAGCTGCATATGCTATATCACGTTTCCGTTTTAGAGGAAGAAGTTTGCTGATGGGATTAATACTGGTGCTTCATTCATTTCCAGGGATAACACTGCTTATTGCATTATTTTATATACTAAACGTCCTAAACTTATACGATACATTAGCCGGAGTATTTATTGTAAAAATTGCCCTGGATATGCCGCTTGACATATGGATAATGAAAGGATTTTTCGATGGTCTGCCATGGGATTTGGAAATGTCAGCACTAGTAGATGGATGTAATAGGCTTCAAGCATGGTGGAAAATAATAATGCCAAACATAAGAAATGGTTTAATGTCAGTGCTAATATTTGGTTTTCTATCAGGATGGAGCGAGTTCATCTACGTTTTAACCTTCGTATCCTCCCAAAAATACTGGACGCTAAGTATGCTAGTATACGCTTTAACAACTGGGGAATATTTCTATATAAATCCAGGCGTAACTGCGGCAGTAGCTATAGTGTACATGATACCAGTGGTGCTATTCTTCCTCTTTGCGCAGAAATATCTGCTTAGAATACAGATAGCTAGTAAAGGAGCAGTTTAAAAAATAAAATTATTTATTTTTAGTCAAACAGCCTAAACTATTTTAAAAATTGCAAAGCCTCCTCAGCACTTGTTCCTGAATGCACTATGGCTGATATCGCATTGGCTACCTTTATAGGATCTTCTGCTTGAAATACATTTCTTCCTATGGCAACTCCCTGTGCGCCAGCAATAATAGCCTCATAAACTATTTTCAGAAAATCTTCTATTTTCTCTATCTTTGGGCCTCCAAGAATAACTATTGGAACTGGTACACGTTCGATCACAAGCTTAAACTTTTCTAGCGAACCGGGATAAAAAGTTTTTATAATATCTGCCCCTAATTCTGCGGCAATTCTAGAACCATAGGCGACGTTTTCCCATGAATACTTATCTGGTAGATGTGGAGGACATGGTATAACTTCAGCCAATAATGGTAAACCATAGTTGAAACAATCCTCAGCAACCATAGCTAGCTTCTCCAAATTATCTGCTTCATTTATGCTACCAATCCATACCATTACAGATACCGCGTCAGCGCCAAGTTTTAAAGCTCTCAAAACGCTTGCAATCAGCCTATCATCAGTTTCATCCGGTCCTTTCACTGTACCAGTACCATCTATTCTCGCTATAACACTGGTTCTGCCAACGAATAAATCATAATTTTTTTCCAAAACTGCAGGCGTAACCATGAAAGCGTCTACATCGGAATCTATCAATAATTCAATAGTCTTCCTGGGATTTTCTAAGCCCTTTATAGGGCCTCTTCTTCTACCATGATCTAAGGCGATAATAACAGTTTTTCCAGTCTTTTTTCTAAAGATTTTCCCTAAGCGAATGGCTTTTCCTGGTAGCGGCATCATAATTACCTAAGCTTTTATTACTCTGACCTTTTCTCCATCTCTAACTTTCTTTAAGCGATTTAAATCTCCAAGTATTTTACCAAAAACGTTTACCGGACTTGCTGGCCTAATTTCGTCAGGCGATCTACTGGCGGGTGTTGGGCCGAAGAATAAACAAATGCTTTGTCCGGGAGGCCAATAAGCAACATCGCCTTTTTCTACAACTTCTTGAGAATTTTCTTCGCCTAACTTTACTGGTGTTGAAAAATAGATTTCGTCGCCCCAAGTATTTGCTCTGCTTTCTATTGGCAATGCCTTTAAGATAGCTTCTTTCGTTTTTGGGTTTTTATCTATTAGCTCTATTTCAACTTCGCCTATACTTTCAAAAAAAATTAAAATTTTTTCAGCCATGTCTAGCCCCTTCACATGTTTTCAATAATGTATTTTGCAAAAGCTGTATACAGGACACCTTTCGCTGCTTGAACAACTTCCGGCCATTCTTGTCCTTGCTCAGGTTTTACTTCAAAGCCTATAGCGCCGCGATATCCTATGTCAGCTAAGAATTTGATAAATTCCTTTACTTCTTCTATTCCATTTACAGCACCTGGTCTGTAAAATCCCGGATGCCAATCTTTCTTACCTTCAGATGTTAGTTTTGTGCATCCAATATGTATATGCGCTAGAAAGTCCTTAGCTACGTAAAGATCGCTCGGTTTTTCATTTAGCATTGGACCATGGCTTAAATCCCACAACAACCCAAAATTATCATACTCTGCTCTAACAGCTTTTGCCACTTCGACAGCTTCTCCGATAGGACCTAATAATTGCTTTTTATCCCAGTCCCTGTCAAATGTTTCTAAAATAACCATAACGTCTTTATCCTTTGCATATGCCGTAATTTCCTTCAAGCTCTCAACTAAAGCCTGCTTAGCTTCTTCTCTCTTCTCTGGTCCAGGATCAGGGCCGCTACAGAATGCAACTGTTTTAACTTCTCGCTTAGCAGCTATGTCAACAACTTTC
This is a stretch of genomic DNA from Thermoproteales archaeon. It encodes these proteins:
- a CDS encoding extracellular solute-binding protein, which produces MSTKSPTVTLIAVALIALIVGVVIGYMIPKAPTGEVVPKSEYDKVLAENEQLRSKVEELQKKLEAMGAKEITIVIWTIGPDPPSEYRYKNFEIAAEMLNKWLTLMGSNVKVKVEGEFFVRPVEWKEYRNKFYMAAKAGKAPDIYLTGHEDIGFLADNNYIIPLDDYIQEYWDVVYYDVIPTLWKAVEYKGHKWAIPQDTEVRPLYFRKDILRQLGWSEEEIEALPKKIQNGEFTLEDLLELAKQAKDAGLVERGLVHRVKEGYDYFQFYLGFGGRLWDPAQGKMVFTKSAWKKTLEWFHRAVYEYEVISPTQFSGDWDKDFHGPFTQGKTLFLSGGSWHKGEWISKGLLTEESFKENVGFALHPAGEAGLKPVTLSHPLIYTITKQAADRGVADVAFMLITLVTDPHLNANHAIASSHLAILYSEILDSRYTQDWFLKDVAYMLDYTTFIPNHPNWGDYSRVVYESIKAVEGGESPEDAYNYMLSEIQKLGDVFIIED
- a CDS encoding fructose-bisphosphate aldolase; this encodes MMPLPGKAIRLGKIFRKKTGKTVIIALDHGRRRGPIKGLENPRKTIELLIDSDVDAFMVTPAVLEKNYDLFVGRTSVIARIDGTGTVKGPDETDDRLIASVLRALKLGADAVSVMVWIGSINEADNLEKLAMVAEDCFNYGLPLLAEVIPCPPHLPDKYSWENVAYGSRIAAELGADIIKTFYPGSLEKFKLVIERVPVPIVILGGPKIEKIEDFLKIVYEAIIAGAQGVAIGRNVFQAEDPIKVANAISAIVHSGTSAEEALQFLK
- a CDS encoding carbohydrate ABC transporter permease; translation: MVNKYVIKKIIGNGIVYTFLILVTAPILLLYAMLFLSSFSSELIGLIPKDFTLEHWSLMKTGEIIVPGTKGTFYPNLYLVMGNTFLLALAIAAVEVIFSSLAAYAISRFRFRGRSLLMGLILVLHSFPGITLLIALFYILNVLNLYDTLAGVFIVKIALDMPLDIWIMKGFFDGLPWDLEMSALVDGCNRLQAWWKIIMPNIRNGLMSVLIFGFLSGWSEFIYVLTFVSSQKYWTLSMLVYALTTGEYFYINPGVTAAVAIVYMIPVVLFFLFAQKYLLRIQIASKGAV
- a CDS encoding sugar ABC transporter permease: MKMFRLTGKYLWLFLGPTLTIITIFFIIPVFLTLLISFTDMDYAFEWNWIGLENYIRMLEDQWLPKILNNTFFYVFVTLTCFNVGMALVISILTTHINEYVGSAFRAIWLLPRITPSTVYALLWLWASREDAMSLFNWILGFFGMPPINWRLHQPWLLVILVNGFVGVSFGMIIFTAALKSIPNDFLWAAQVDGASTFQVIRHVELPLIKWPILFVLAYQTLSLLTSYEYILLVTDGGPGFFTTEVWALRSYHLAFAQYGGRVYFGYGAALSTILVVIGLIMSILYLKLFRFRELIIEPKIEVQ
- a CDS encoding sugar phosphate isomerase/epimerase, encoding MFGVYVKKNGIESLYKFPWKVSIVAFMANPATLKGEQLKETFEFLTKDPFFDVIEIHPLSDELWSAVEPIVRKTGIEVAYGAQPLVLMEKKNPSSLTEKERKEAVEAIKKVVDIAAKREVKTVAFCSGPDPGPEKREEAKQALVESLKEITAYAKDKDVMVILETFDRDWDKKQLLGPIGEAVEVAKAVRAEYDNFGLLWDLSHGPMLNEKPSDLYVAKDFLAHIHIGCTKLTSEGKKDWHPGFYRPGAVNGIEEVKEFIKFLADIGYRGAIGFEVKPEQGQEWPEVVQAAKGVLYTAFAKYIIENM